One genomic region from Streptomyces sp. Li-HN-5-11 encodes:
- a CDS encoding aminoglycoside phosphotransferase family protein: MDEARAREVLAAVDVVSGAVRGARLLALGENAVFAAGDLVVKVGRDAELLERARRELRVAVWLADAGVPAVRAAEPEALLVEGHPVTVWHRLPDPVRPAGPRDLAGLLRIVHALPPPGFELPPRDLLDGVERWLRLAGDAIDAVDAAFLRERRDRFAAAARELTPRLPPGPVHGDALPRNVHVGPDGPVLVDLETFAYDLREHDLVVMALARDRYGLPAEAYDSFTAAYGWDVREWEGCQVLRGARETASCAWVAQHAPGNPGALAEFERRVASLREGDETVRWHSF, translated from the coding sequence ATGGACGAGGCGCGGGCGCGGGAGGTACTGGCCGCGGTGGACGTGGTGTCCGGTGCGGTGCGTGGGGCGCGGCTGCTGGCGCTGGGCGAGAACGCTGTGTTCGCCGCCGGTGACCTCGTCGTCAAGGTGGGCCGCGACGCCGAGCTGCTGGAGCGGGCGCGGCGGGAGCTGCGCGTCGCGGTGTGGCTGGCCGACGCGGGCGTCCCCGCGGTGCGGGCCGCCGAGCCCGAGGCGCTGCTGGTCGAGGGACATCCGGTGACCGTCTGGCACCGGCTGCCGGATCCCGTGCGCCCCGCCGGGCCGCGGGACCTTGCCGGACTGCTGCGCATCGTCCACGCGCTGCCCCCGCCCGGTTTCGAACTGCCGCCGCGCGACCTGCTGGACGGGGTCGAGCGCTGGCTTCGGCTCGCCGGCGACGCGATCGACGCCGTGGACGCGGCGTTTCTGCGCGAGCGCCGCGACCGTTTCGCGGCGGCCGCCCGGGAGCTCACCCCGCGTCTGCCGCCGGGCCCGGTCCACGGCGACGCGCTGCCGCGCAATGTGCACGTCGGCCCGGACGGGCCGGTCCTGGTCGACCTGGAGACGTTCGCCTACGACCTGCGCGAACACGACCTGGTGGTCATGGCCCTGGCCCGGGACCGGTACGGTCTGCCCGCCGAGGCGTACGACTCCTTCACCGCGGCGTACGGCTGGGACGTGCGGGAGTGGGAGGGCTGCCAGGTGCTGCGGGGCGCCCGCGAGACGGCGAGCTGCGCCTGGGTCGCCCAGCACGCACC
- a CDS encoding MMPL family transporter: MGNGETRVRGLAARAGGWSARHRWAAVGIWVLFVVLAMGLGSAAGRVDVKESDQLKGETHTAAEIIEDAGIKEPSSETVLIQAKDGTTKATDAGFRAAVSEVVEAVGATGRVTDVTSPYDTKTISKDGRSALVQFDMRGDADTAGDRVEPVLKAVAGVQKDHRSLRIEEIGGASMQKQYSDAFGGDFEQAEYSAVPVAFGILLIAFGALVAALLPVALAITAIMATIGLMGIVSHLQPMSDTANSVMLLVGMAVGVDYCLFYLRREREERAAGRDAGTALRIAAATSGRAIIVSGVTVCVAMAGMLFTGLAEFEAMGLASLIVVAVAMVGSVTVLPALLSLLGERVDKGRMPFLGRRRKGNGESRVWTTVLRGVLARPVVSVVVAVGALLAVAAPALGMKTSQLTLDQEFGDSLPIVQTYNRVNDAFPGGSQPAEVVVKAKDIKAPEVRSALAEFKERAIASGASRGPVDVKVHPAQNVAFVYVPLVGGSDYDQAGKSLEKLRDEVRPATLGKVEGVQAPITGQVAGSHDFNDQLGGAVVPVFAFVVVFAFLLMLLSFRSLTVAITSILLNLLSVGAAYGVLVAVFQHGWGASLVGAEGVGAIVTWLPLFLFVILFGLSMDYHVFVVSRIREARLRGRGTRDAIQHGVVTTAGVVTSAAVIMVAVFAIFGTLSMQSMKQMGVGLAAAVLIDATVIRGVLLPAVMALLGERNWYLPKWLHRLPDLTHDEAPQAVPAPEARPEVERMRV, encoded by the coding sequence ATGGGGAACGGAGAAACGCGCGTGCGGGGCCTGGCCGCGCGGGCCGGCGGCTGGAGCGCCCGGCACCGGTGGGCGGCCGTCGGCATATGGGTGCTGTTCGTCGTGCTGGCGATGGGGCTCGGTTCGGCGGCCGGCCGGGTGGACGTCAAGGAGAGCGACCAGCTCAAGGGGGAGACGCACACCGCGGCGGAGATCATCGAAGACGCCGGGATCAAGGAACCGTCGAGCGAGACCGTTCTCATCCAGGCCAAGGACGGCACCACCAAGGCCACCGACGCCGGCTTCAGGGCCGCGGTCAGCGAGGTGGTCGAGGCCGTCGGGGCGACCGGCAGGGTCACGGACGTGACGTCGCCGTACGACACGAAGACGATCTCGAAGGACGGCCGCAGCGCGCTGGTGCAGTTCGACATGCGCGGCGACGCGGACACCGCCGGCGACCGGGTCGAGCCAGTGCTGAAGGCGGTCGCGGGCGTCCAGAAGGACCACCGTTCGCTGCGGATCGAGGAGATCGGCGGCGCCAGCATGCAGAAGCAGTACTCCGACGCCTTCGGGGGCGACTTCGAGCAGGCCGAGTACTCCGCCGTGCCGGTGGCCTTCGGCATCCTGCTGATCGCCTTCGGCGCGCTGGTGGCCGCGCTGCTGCCGGTGGCGCTGGCGATCACCGCGATCATGGCGACGATTGGCCTGATGGGCATCGTCAGCCATCTGCAGCCGATGAGCGACACCGCCAACTCCGTGATGCTGCTGGTCGGTATGGCGGTCGGTGTCGACTACTGCCTGTTCTACCTGCGCCGGGAACGCGAGGAGCGGGCGGCCGGGCGGGACGCAGGGACCGCGCTGCGCATCGCCGCCGCGACCAGCGGCCGCGCGATCATCGTCTCGGGTGTCACGGTGTGCGTGGCGATGGCGGGCATGCTGTTCACCGGGCTCGCCGAGTTCGAGGCGATGGGCCTGGCCTCGCTGATCGTGGTGGCGGTCGCCATGGTCGGTTCGGTGACCGTGCTGCCGGCACTGCTGTCGCTGCTGGGCGAGCGGGTCGACAAGGGCCGCATGCCGTTCCTCGGGCGGCGCCGGAAGGGCAACGGGGAGAGCAGGGTCTGGACAACCGTGCTGCGGGGCGTGCTGGCCAGGCCGGTGGTCTCCGTGGTTGTGGCGGTCGGCGCGCTGCTCGCCGTCGCGGCTCCGGCGCTCGGCATGAAGACCTCGCAGCTGACGCTGGACCAGGAGTTCGGCGACTCGCTGCCGATCGTGCAGACGTACAACCGGGTCAACGACGCCTTCCCGGGCGGCTCGCAGCCGGCCGAGGTGGTCGTGAAGGCCAAGGACATCAAGGCCCCCGAGGTGCGAAGCGCGCTGGCCGAGTTCAAGGAGCGGGCGATCGCCTCGGGTGCCTCGCGCGGCCCGGTCGACGTCAAGGTGCACCCGGCGCAGAACGTCGCCTTCGTCTACGTCCCGCTGGTCGGCGGCTCCGACTACGACCAGGCCGGCAAGAGCCTGGAGAAGCTGCGCGACGAGGTGCGGCCCGCCACGCTCGGCAAGGTCGAGGGCGTTCAGGCGCCGATCACCGGGCAGGTCGCCGGCTCGCACGACTTCAACGACCAGCTCGGGGGCGCCGTCGTCCCGGTGTTCGCCTTCGTCGTGGTCTTCGCCTTCCTGCTGATGCTGCTGTCGTTCCGCTCGCTGACCGTCGCGATCACGTCGATCCTGCTGAACCTGCTGTCGGTGGGCGCCGCCTACGGCGTCCTCGTCGCGGTGTTCCAGCACGGCTGGGGCGCCTCGCTCGTCGGCGCGGAGGGCGTGGGCGCGATCGTGACGTGGCTGCCGCTGTTCCTCTTCGTGATCCTGTTCGGCCTGTCGATGGACTACCACGTGTTCGTGGTGTCCCGGATCCGCGAGGCGCGGCTGCGCGGCCGCGGCACGAGGGACGCGATCCAGCACGGCGTGGTCACCACGGCGGGCGTCGTCACCAGTGCCGCGGTCATCATGGTCGCCGTGTTCGCGATCTTCGGCACGCTGTCCATGCAGTCGATGAAGCAGATGGGTGTGGGCCTGGCGGCCGCGGTGCTCATCGACGCGACGGTCATCCGCGGCGTGCTGCTGCCCGCGGTGATGGCACTGCTGGGCGAGCGCAACTGGTATCTGCCGAAGTGGCTGCACCGGCTGCCCGACCTCACCCACGACGAGGCCCCGCAGGCGGTGCCCGCACCCGAGGCGCGTCCCGAGGTCGAGCGGATGCGGGTCTGA
- a CDS encoding DUF1697 domain-containing protein, with protein MTTYAALLRGINVGGSKKVPMAELRALMGGLGHDGVRTYLQSGQAVFTAGHGDEESLAAELAQAIEKRFGFPVDVIVRDHAYLRAVAEACPFPAAELEARQLHLTYYSAPADEARFADIDQAAFLPEEFRLGDRALYLYAPDGLGRSKLAEQLSRRRLAKGVIATSRNWNTVVKLVEMTAGSQ; from the coding sequence ATGACGACGTATGCGGCGCTGCTGCGCGGAATCAACGTGGGCGGCAGCAAGAAGGTGCCGATGGCCGAACTGCGCGCCCTCATGGGGGGACTCGGCCACGACGGGGTCCGCACCTATCTGCAGAGCGGCCAGGCGGTCTTCACCGCCGGTCACGGCGACGAGGAGTCCCTCGCCGCCGAGCTCGCCCAGGCGATCGAGAAGCGGTTCGGCTTCCCGGTGGACGTGATCGTGCGCGACCACGCCTATCTGCGGGCGGTCGCCGAGGCCTGCCCGTTCCCGGCCGCCGAGCTGGAGGCCAGGCAGCTCCACCTCACCTACTACTCCGCCCCCGCCGACGAGGCCCGCTTCGCGGACATCGACCAGGCCGCCTTCCTCCCCGAGGAGTTCCGCCTCGGAGACCGGGCCCTGTACCTGTACGCACCGGACGGCCTCGGCCGCTCCAAGCTCGCCGAGCAACTCTCCAGGCGGCGTCTCGCCAAGGGAGTGATCGCCACCAGCCGGAACTGGAACACGGTGGTCAAACTGGTCGAGATGACCGCAGGAAGCCAGTGA
- a CDS encoding aldo/keto reductase: MVGETFALAGETPVRRLGYGTAQLTGPGYWGPRGDARDAVAVLRRAVGRGVTLIDTADNYGPSLAEELVAEALHPYPENLVIATKGGVVRTSACAWHVDGRPEQLRAMCEASLRRLRLDTIGLYQLHRLDPAVPMAEQLGVLDELRTEGKVRHVGLDTVTAEQLASALELSPVASVQNRYHLLDRESEPLLRLCEERGIAFLPWFPLGNGSLTGHPVCAEIAAAHGATPGQIALAWLLHRSPVLCPTPGTGALDHLEENLGATAVRLTDHDLTRLATLG; encoded by the coding sequence GTGGTTGGGGAGACGTTCGCGCTGGCCGGCGAGACGCCCGTACGGCGTCTCGGCTACGGCACCGCCCAGCTCACCGGCCCGGGCTACTGGGGCCCGCGCGGGGACGCCCGGGACGCGGTGGCCGTGCTGCGGCGAGCGGTCGGGCGCGGGGTGACGCTGATCGACACGGCGGACAACTACGGTCCGTCCCTCGCCGAGGAGCTGGTCGCCGAGGCCCTGCACCCCTACCCGGAGAACCTGGTGATCGCCACCAAGGGCGGGGTGGTGCGCACCAGCGCCTGTGCCTGGCATGTCGACGGGCGACCGGAGCAGCTTCGGGCGATGTGCGAGGCGAGCCTTCGCCGGCTGCGGCTGGACACGATCGGCCTGTACCAGCTGCACCGGCTTGATCCGGCCGTGCCGATGGCGGAGCAGCTGGGCGTGCTCGACGAGTTGCGGACGGAGGGCAAGGTGCGGCATGTCGGACTGGACACGGTCACCGCCGAACAGCTCGCCTCAGCCCTGGAGTTGAGCCCGGTGGCGTCGGTCCAGAACCGCTACCACCTCCTCGACCGGGAGTCGGAACCGCTGCTGAGGCTGTGCGAGGAGCGGGGCATCGCGTTCCTGCCGTGGTTCCCGCTGGGCAACGGCTCACTGACCGGGCACCCGGTGTGCGCGGAGATCGCCGCCGCGCACGGGGCCACGCCGGGGCAGATCGCCCTGGCGTGGCTGCTGCACCGCTCCCCCGTCCTGTGCCCGACACCGGGCACGGGCGCCCTGGACCACCTGGAGGAGAACCTCGGCGCGACGGCCGTACGCCTGACGGACCACGACCTGACCCGGCTGGCGACCCTGGGCTGA
- a CDS encoding 2-dehydropantoate 2-reductase, which translates to MRYIIIGAGAVGGSVGGRLAQSGHEVVLVARGAHLAALREHGLRLRVPEGELTFPLPAVDGPEALGELRADDVLVLAVKTQDAEAALAAWGPAPVAGGGTAAERLPLLCAQNGVEGQRIALRRFRHVYGVCVWLPSEHVEPGVVSAAGTPLTGMLHLGRYPHGSDDTLRRIAADLERSRFEAPVVPDVARWQYAKLLGNLANAVEAVSGPLDGDEAALALYHRVRAEGEAVLAAAGIEYASPEEQQKTRGDKITLVPLDGAPRGGGSSWQSLTRGTGTIEADHLNGEIVLLARLHGVPAPLNELLQRLANTFARERRAAGSLPVAELVRMADEAETEGACAAGR; encoded by the coding sequence ATGCGTTACATCATCATCGGGGCAGGGGCGGTCGGCGGTTCGGTCGGCGGACGGCTGGCGCAGAGCGGACACGAGGTCGTGCTGGTCGCACGCGGCGCGCACCTCGCGGCGCTGCGGGAGCACGGGCTGCGGCTGAGGGTGCCCGAGGGCGAGCTCACCTTCCCGCTGCCCGCCGTGGACGGACCCGAGGCCCTCGGTGAACTGCGCGCCGACGACGTGCTCGTCCTGGCCGTCAAGACGCAGGACGCCGAGGCGGCGCTCGCGGCCTGGGGCCCGGCGCCGGTCGCGGGCGGTGGTACGGCCGCCGAGCGGCTGCCGCTGCTGTGCGCGCAGAACGGCGTGGAAGGGCAGCGCATCGCCCTGCGCCGCTTCCGGCACGTGTACGGCGTCTGCGTCTGGCTGCCCTCGGAGCACGTCGAACCCGGCGTCGTCTCCGCGGCCGGGACACCGCTGACCGGCATGCTGCACCTCGGCCGGTACCCGCACGGCAGCGACGACACGCTCCGGCGGATCGCCGCCGACCTGGAGCGTTCGCGTTTCGAGGCGCCGGTCGTGCCGGACGTGGCCCGCTGGCAGTACGCCAAGCTGCTGGGCAACCTGGCCAACGCCGTAGAGGCCGTCAGCGGCCCCCTGGACGGCGACGAGGCGGCCCTGGCCCTGTACCACCGGGTACGCGCCGAGGGCGAGGCGGTGCTCGCCGCCGCCGGGATCGAGTACGCGAGCCCGGAGGAACAGCAGAAGACACGCGGCGACAAGATAACCCTCGTGCCGCTGGACGGCGCCCCGCGCGGCGGCGGCTCGTCCTGGCAGTCCCTCACCCGCGGCACCGGCACCATCGAGGCCGACCACCTCAACGGGGAGATCGTGCTCCTGGCCCGGCTGCACGGCGTACCGGCACCCCTGAACGAACTGCTGCAGCGGCTGGCCAACACCTT